The Phyllopteryx taeniolatus isolate TA_2022b chromosome 9, UOR_Ptae_1.2, whole genome shotgun sequence genome contains a region encoding:
- the LOC133484033 gene encoding phosphatidylinositol 5-phosphate 4-kinase type-2 gamma-like isoform X3: MVKYRSINDLSQVPVPVMLLPDDFRASTKVKVNHHLFNKENLPGQFKFKEYCPQVFRNLRERFGIEDQDYQVSLARSPPLKDGEGTCEGLLLASYDRTLVVKEISSEEVAEMHNILSEYHQHVVTCHGSTLLPQFLAMYRVTVESEDTYMLVMRNMFSHRLQVHRKYDLKGSLVSREATFKEKVKELPTYKDIDFMNNMQKIYVCDQEKENVTDKLNRDLEFLVRMRIMDYSLLLGIHDVERAEREEKELEMELSDGEEEQDESSQSVVPGSTSPEGIAGYMNSFKPMGPGEFDPYVDVYAIESALGAPRREVYFMGLIDVLTQYDTKKKAAHAAKAVKRGAGAEISTVHPEQYATRFREFITKIFA; the protein is encoded by the exons atggtaaaatataGATCC ATCAACGACCTGAGCCAGGTGCCCGTGCCTGTCATGTTGCTTCCAGATGACTTCCGAGCCAGTACCAAGGTCAAAGTCAACCACCACCTCTTCAACAA AGAGAATCTCCCAGGACAATTTAAATTCAAAGAGTATTGTCCGCAAGTTTTCAGGAACCTACGTGAGCGCTTTGGCATTGAGGACCAGGATTACCag GTGTCTCTGGCTCGCAGTCCGCCGCTCAAAGACGGAGAGGGAACATGTGAGGGCCTGCTGCTTGCGTCATATGACCGCACTTTGGTGGTCAAAGAAATCTCCAGTgaggaggtggcggaaatgcaCAACATCCTTTCTGAGTATCACCAG CATGTTGTCACCTGTCACGGTTCTACACTGCTCCCTCAGTTCCTGGCCATGTACAGAGTCACAGTGGAGAGTGAGGACACCTACATGTTGGTCATGAGGAACATGTTCAGTCACAGACTACAAGTACACAGGAAGTATGACCTCAAG GGCTCCCTGGTGTCTCGAGAAGCAACTTTTAAAGAGAAG GTCAAGGAGCTTCCCACCTATAAGGACATAGACTTCATGAACAACATGCAAAAGATTTACGTGTGTGACCAGGAGAAGGAGAACGTCACGGACAAACTTAACAGAGATCTTGAG TTCCTGGTGCGTATGAGGATTATGGACTACAGCCTCCTGCTGGGTATCCATGATGTGGAGAGGGCTGAGAGGGAGGAAAAGGAACTGGAGATGGAGTTGTCTGATGGCGAAGAAGAGCAAGATGAAAGCAGCCAATCTGTGGTTCCAGGCTCCACCTCACCTGAAGGCATAGCTGGCTACATGAACTCCTTCAAGCCCATGGGCCCTGGGGAGTTCGACCCTTACGTGGATGTGTACGCTATCGAGAGCGCTTTAG GCGCACCGCGGAGGGAAGTGTATTTCATGGGTCTGATTGATGTGCTTACGCAGTACGACACCAAGAAGAAAGCGGCTCATGCTGCCAAGGCTGTCAAACGCGGG GCAGGAGCAGAAATCTCGACAGTTCATCCAGAGCAGTATGCCACGCGTTTCAGGGAGTTCATCACTAAGATATTTGCCTAG
- the LOC133484033 gene encoding phosphatidylinositol 5-phosphate 4-kinase type-2 gamma-like isoform X2, producing MSCLRQLKKINDLSQVPVPVMLLPDDFRASTKVKVNHHLFNKENLPGQFKFKEYCPQVFRNLRERFGIEDQDYQVSLARSPPLKDGEGTCEGLLLASYDRTLVVKEISSEEVAEMHNILSEYHQHVVTCHGSTLLPQFLAMYRVTVESEDTYMLVMRNMFSHRLQVHRKYDLKGSLVSREATFKEKVKELPTYKDIDFMNNMQKIYVCDQEKENVTDKLNRDLEFLVRMRIMDYSLLLGIHDVERAEREEKELEMELSDGEEEQDESSQSVVPGSTSPEGIAGYMNSFKPMGPGEFDPYVDVYAIESALGAPRREVYFMGLIDVLTQYDTKKKAAHAAKAVKRGAGAEISTVHPEQYATRFREFITKIFA from the exons atgtcgtGTCTGCGGCAGTTGAAAAag ATCAACGACCTGAGCCAGGTGCCCGTGCCTGTCATGTTGCTTCCAGATGACTTCCGAGCCAGTACCAAGGTCAAAGTCAACCACCACCTCTTCAACAA AGAGAATCTCCCAGGACAATTTAAATTCAAAGAGTATTGTCCGCAAGTTTTCAGGAACCTACGTGAGCGCTTTGGCATTGAGGACCAGGATTACCag GTGTCTCTGGCTCGCAGTCCGCCGCTCAAAGACGGAGAGGGAACATGTGAGGGCCTGCTGCTTGCGTCATATGACCGCACTTTGGTGGTCAAAGAAATCTCCAGTgaggaggtggcggaaatgcaCAACATCCTTTCTGAGTATCACCAG CATGTTGTCACCTGTCACGGTTCTACACTGCTCCCTCAGTTCCTGGCCATGTACAGAGTCACAGTGGAGAGTGAGGACACCTACATGTTGGTCATGAGGAACATGTTCAGTCACAGACTACAAGTACACAGGAAGTATGACCTCAAG GGCTCCCTGGTGTCTCGAGAAGCAACTTTTAAAGAGAAG GTCAAGGAGCTTCCCACCTATAAGGACATAGACTTCATGAACAACATGCAAAAGATTTACGTGTGTGACCAGGAGAAGGAGAACGTCACGGACAAACTTAACAGAGATCTTGAG TTCCTGGTGCGTATGAGGATTATGGACTACAGCCTCCTGCTGGGTATCCATGATGTGGAGAGGGCTGAGAGGGAGGAAAAGGAACTGGAGATGGAGTTGTCTGATGGCGAAGAAGAGCAAGATGAAAGCAGCCAATCTGTGGTTCCAGGCTCCACCTCACCTGAAGGCATAGCTGGCTACATGAACTCCTTCAAGCCCATGGGCCCTGGGGAGTTCGACCCTTACGTGGATGTGTACGCTATCGAGAGCGCTTTAG GCGCACCGCGGAGGGAAGTGTATTTCATGGGTCTGATTGATGTGCTTACGCAGTACGACACCAAGAAGAAAGCGGCTCATGCTGCCAAGGCTGTCAAACGCGGG GCAGGAGCAGAAATCTCGACAGTTCATCCAGAGCAGTATGCCACGCGTTTCAGGGAGTTCATCACTAAGATATTTGCCTAG